In a genomic window of Vigna angularis cultivar LongXiaoDou No.4 chromosome 6, ASM1680809v1, whole genome shotgun sequence:
- the LOC108342196 gene encoding cyclin-dependent protein kinase inhibitor SMR9: MAPSGRTATAATSTRTSSKTNTTTTTRRRTRQQRRTAQFKKKQQQHTKSNKKQETELVPTVLPSSCSSISSQDSSKEVDMQGSEVIDVSLSPCSTPKGQKFRIPEISTCPPAPKKPRVLSNCSLRRSPLSFFVPPDLEHFFLVALRDVSV; this comes from the coding sequence ATGGCACCTTCTGGAAGGACAGCAACTGCAGCAACATCAACAAGGACATCCTCAAAGACAAacaccaccacaacaacaagaagGAGGACAAGACAGCAAAGAAGAACAGCACAGTTCAAGAAGAAGCAGCAGCAGCACACAAAGAGCAACAAAAAGCAAGAGACTGAACTTGTTCCCACTGTTTTACCCTCCAGCTGCTCCTCCATAAGCTCACAAGACTCCTCAAAGGAAGTTGACATGCAAGGCTCTGAGGTCATTGATGTGTCCTTAAGTCCGTGTTCTACACCAAAGGGTCAGAAGTTTAGGATTCCTGAGATTTCGACATGCCCTCCAGCACCAAAGAAGCCAAGGGTTCTTTCCAATTGCTCTTTGCGAAGGTCTCCACTTTCATTCTTTGTACCACCTGACTTGGAGCACTTTTTCTTAGTGGCACTTCGAGATGTCTCAGTTTGA